The following are encoded in a window of Castanea sativa cultivar Marrone di Chiusa Pesio chromosome 5, ASM4071231v1 genomic DNA:
- the LOC142636750 gene encoding uncharacterized protein LOC142636750, with amino-acid sequence MNWSRAFSSPDLVPPSTNYNENPEECSLEGVSTNVKLLLKLIQDHNEASTKDNDERMLQRVAGMITIIDDVKSRIENFQSSGKKKELRRCHTDVKHNAPKDKRSQDPVTDEKERLRKELNASLAAQKNLEVMCSSLGKEKDIIASELARKVQELNGMEELTNDLKAQNEILLGKLQTCKEEHKEKKSGGMEAQGNIALLERNKTLAEKLLKSLDAYRSLKRKFKDTKEENIAILAAMEEMGMEVKAGLDRICSLKQRMAASKNKQPVDNVEEEISALEHLFEGFNMKITKYGHNKKSDCVKPKAGINASKPSVLA; translated from the exons ATGAATTGGTCTCGAGCATTTTCATCACCGGACCTAGTACCACCTTCGACAAATTATAACGAAAATCCAGAAGAATGTAGTTTAGAAG GTGTTTCAACGAATGTTAAGCTACTACTAAAACTAATCCAAGATCATAATGAGGCAAGCACAAAAGACAATGACGAACGCATGCTGCAAAGGGTGGCCGGAATGATAACAATCATTGATGATGTTAAATCCCggattgaaaattttcaatcttcTGGAAAGAAAAAGGAGCTTAGGCGGTGCCACACAGATGTTAAGCATAATGCTCCAAAGGACAAAAGGTCACAAGATCCAGTAACTGATGAGAAAGAAAGGTTAAGAAAAGAACTCAATGCAAGCTTGGCAGCACAAAAGAACCTTGAAGTAATGTGTTCAAGTTTGGGAAAGGAGAAGGATATTATTGCATCAGAGCTTGCAAGAAAGGTCCAAGAATTGAATGGCATGGAGGAACTTACTAATGATCTTAAAGCGCAAAATGAGATTTTGTTAGGCAAATTGCAAACTTGCAAAGAAGAACACAAAGAGAAGAAGTCTGGTGGGATGGAGGCTCAAGGGAATATAGCTCTTCTAGAGCGAAACAAGACGCTTGCAGAGAAATTACTCAAGTCACTTGACGCGTATCGATCCTTAAAGAGAAAGTTTAAAGATACAAAAGAGGAAAACATTGCTATTCTTGCAGCAATGGAAGAAATGGGGATGGAAGTTAAAGCTGGCCTTGATAGAATATGCAGCTTGAAGCAACGAATGGCTGCCTCAAAGAATAAACAACCAGTGGATAATGTTGAAGAGGAGATTTCAGCATTAGAGCACTTGTTTGAGGGCtttaatatgaaaataacaAAGTACGGTCACAATAAGAAGAGTGATTGTGTCAAACCGAAAGCTGGGATCAATGCCAGTAAGCCTTCTGTTCTAGCATGA